Within Dromaius novaehollandiae isolate bDroNov1 chromosome 15, bDroNov1.hap1, whole genome shotgun sequence, the genomic segment GGTGCCCGCGGGTTCGAACCCCCGGCGAAGCCGAGGGCGAGCGAAACATGTTCGGCCGAAGTAACCGCTGGGCTATAGCCGGCCCCGCCACAGCTTGCGGCGCGCTGGGCTAAGAACCTGCGACGTAGCTCCATGCAAATGAACCGTCACCTCCAGCGAGCGGTGGCCGAGGCTGGCCGCGCCCCAGGGAGGGCCCGGGCGCTGCATGCAaacgcgggggcggggcgcgcgcctGCGCACGGCGCGGCGCGTGGCGGCCGTGCCGGcatggcggcggccggggcggtgAGCACGTTGGGgaggcccggggccggcggcggggccggcggcggccgcaggCTCACCGCGCCGCTCTGCCCCAGGTGTGCTCGGCCggcgacgacgacgacgacgaggaggaggcggcggcggaggaggaggcggggagggagccgcggcggcgggacaCCCCTGAGGACATCCTCCTCGAGGCGGCGGCCAACGCCATCGCCCTGCACCCGGCCCGGGCCGTGCTGGCGGCGGGGGACGTGGACGGCGACGTGTACCTGTGAGCGGGGCCGCCGGTCCGGGCCTTGGCGTGGGGCAGAGGCAGCGGGTGCGGCGGGGCAGGGCCCCCGCGGGACCCCGGGGGGCTTCACGTGGCGGCGCGGGCCCTCCCAAGCCGGAGCCGGTGCTTGCAGGTACTCGTACTCGTGCGTGGAGGGGGAGAACCGGGAGCTCTGGTCTTCGGGGCACCACCTGAACTCGTGCCGGGATGTGGCCTTTTCCCTCGACGGGCAGAGTGAGTGCGCGACCCCGCGGGGCTGCTGGGTGCTTCGGCTGCTGGATGTCTCGGctgggaggcagggcaggagcccaGGGCGCGTCCCCGAAGGGCCAAGGGGACCCACGTGCCCTCCTCGGGTGATAGCGGTGCCCtcggtgctgacgcggctctccAGGGCTCTTCACTGTGTCCAAGGATAAGTCTATCCACATCCTGACGGTGGAGGAAGGCCGAATGGAGACGCGCTTCTCCAAGGCTCACAGGTACGTGTGTGCAGGCCACCGCAGGCTGGGCATCCCCCCAGGGAAGGGATGGCTCACCCCAGGTACCCCGACACTCCgttcctcttccctcctgcacTGGGACACGAGCCTGGGGCCGGGCAGGCAGAGGCTGGAGAACCAGCCCCAACACTTTGGGCTCCGTTTGCTAGGGGCCGGGGGAAGAACCTGTGCCCTGACTGTGCTGGTGCGGGGCCGGGGTCTCCGCAGCTCGGCCCTCAACTGCGTGCTGCCCATCAACGATCATGTCTTTGCCACGGGGGATGATGGCGGATCGCTGAAGGTGTGGGACCTGCGTAAGGGAGCCACGGTCCTGGAGGCCCGGCAGCATGAGGAATACATCAGCGCTATGGCTGTGGACAGTAATGGGAAGCTCCTGCTGACTGCCAGGTACTGCGGGGCTCCTCAGTGCCCAGAGCAGCTCCTTGTGCTCGCGTAGGGCATTCCCCCGTGACCAGGGCTGTCTGCACCCTGCCCCAGGATCCTGCACCCCTGATGGGCCTGTTCTGTCTCCTGCAGCGGTGATGGCACCCTGGGTGTCTTCAACATCAAGAGGCGTCGCTTTGAGCTGCTCTCAGagccacagaatggggacctgacATCTGTTGTTCTCCTGAAGGTAGGTGCTGGGCCTTGCTGCAGACCAAGGGCCACAGCCCCATGGCTTGCTCTCCGTATCCCCAGGCTTCTTTCCTTGCTTCCCTCTTACATTCCTCTGCCTTGCTCAGAGGGGGAAGAAAGTGGCCTGTGGCTCCAGCGAGGGGACAATCTACCTCTTCAACTGGGATGGCTTTGGGGCCACCAGTGACCGCTTTGCTCTGAGGGCCGAGTCCATTGATTGCATGGTCCCAATCACAGAGAACATCGTGTGCACGGGGTCCCTCGATGGAGTCATCAGGTCAGAGCGCTCGGGGTCTGGGCTGGGACAGGGAGAGGCTCTGGGAAGCATATGGGACCAGATCGGCCTTGGGTGGGAGCGAGGAGGACGGAAAAGGAGGAAGGTGAGCAAAGGTTGCACTGGCACCTGGGAGGCACGTGTCTGACCTGATGCCACAGGGATGGGCTTTCGGCCTGGTTGAGGTCACGGTTGCCCCAGGAAGGTCCTCGCTCAGGCGTCCTTCACCTTGTCTTCAGGGCAGTGAACGTCTTGCCAAACCGGGTGCTAGGCTGCGTCGGGCAGCACACAGGGGAGCCCATCGAGCAGCTGGCCGTGGCCCCGGGGGGGCAGCTCCTGGCCAGCTGCGCCCACGACCAGAAGGTGAAGTTCTGGGACATCTCCTCGCTGGCCTCCATCGTGGTGGACGACTAccggaagaagaagaagaagggggggCCACTGAAGGCCCTGAGCAGCAAGGCCGCGGGCAGCGGCGAGGACTTCTTTGCGGATCTGCGCGAGGAGGCGGAGGTGGCGCAGGAAGCGGCAGCGGGGAGCGACAGCGATGACAGTGACTGAGGCAGGGGGATGTCGCAGGGGCGCGCGGCGCCCCCGCCGTGGGAGCCCGGGCCCGGGGTGactgcggcggggggcggggcccgggaAGGGGGCCGGCCAATAAAGCTCTGCTCGTCGCTGCCTGGCTCCGTCTGCtctgcgcggggggcggggctctCCTTGGCCACGCCCCTGGGCGGCCCTTGCTGTCGCCGCCGGAAGGTGCAGTGCTCAGGCGTCGCGCGCGCCCGGCGGGAAGCGGCTGCGGCGCCGAGGTAGGGCGCGAGCGGCCGTGCTGACAGCGGCCGGCCCGCTCGCTTCATTGGGCCGTGCCGCCGGGAGGCGGTGTTCTCATTGGCTGGTGGGGCTGCCGCTCAAGCTGAGGCGGGGACGGGCCCTtaaagggggcggggggagggcgggggaaCCCGGACTGGGGCTCTGCTCGGCTCCGCGGGGGCCTGGCTGGGGGTGTCCGCCCTGGGGGCCGGGCCCTGGGAGGGGGCTGCCTCAGGttgggggccccggggctccctaatgtgtgtgtgtgtctgtgtggtgGGGGCAGCGTTCATGGCGGGTGTTGGAGGCGTGtgagggagcagccctggggcggGCGCGAGGGTTTGGGGGTGACTGGGGCCCTGGGTGGTACTATCCGCAGAGTGGGTTTCCTTTGGGGGCAGCCCTGGCATGGCGGAAGGCTGGGGGTCACCGGTGGGAGATCACTGGTGGGGCAGTGCCCTGAGGTGGGGGGGCGGCATGGCTGGGTGCCTCTAAGGCGGGAGGCCCTGAGGGGCTGGGGGTCACTGGCGAGGGGGGGGCCCTGGTCCGGGCCTCCCAGCCTGGGGCGGTGCAGAGCCCCGGGGTGTGTgatgtggggtgctgtggggtgtcGGGGAGCCAGCACAGGCAGCGTGggcctgcctggccctggggtggCATCCTGTTCTGTCGGTGCCCCCCACGAGGCTGCGCAGGGTGATGCAGGGTACCCACCAGCTACCCCCACATCACTGTCCGGGACAGATGTCGTGTCATTCATTCATTAGCCTAGACACCAGGTGTGTTTATAAAAAGACTGTTTTCATGAGGGAACCTCTTTTTTCTCTCACTCTGCTCAGGGACGGAGCAGGGGGTATGCGTTAACCTGCCCCAGCTCTGGGTGCCCATCAGCACTTGGCTGGTGCCCCCTCCAGCCTCACATGGCACAGGGATGTTGAACCTTTTGGCCACATTACACGGGCTCTGCTGGGCTGAAGTTGCCCGGAGCTGGTGGTCACCATCACCTGAGGCTCAGCAGACCCAGTGCAGTGGTTTGTAAGTGCTGattctgccagcagagctgcttggACTACCCAGGTCGCTTTGCCACGTTCCCTCGTAGCTCTGCACAGGGCAGCACTGCCACCTGTGCTCGCTGGTTCGTCCTTGCTGGGCAGGGTGCACGTTGGCCTCGAGGCCTTGCTAGAGGCAGTGGCTGCAGACGCAGGGGAGCCCTGGCAGCCTGGACCGAGGTAGGGGAAGGAAACCATTTTCTTGTGGCACTGTGTGACCCGGAAGAGCCTGCAGCCTGCATTATATCCATTATGGGATTATATCCATTATATGGGATTTAAAATCCCATAAATCAGCATGGGAGCTTCCCTGGCCAAATATGGAGCTCTTGGCAAACAGCAGGAACGCTGATCTCCCTGAAGCTAGGCAACCTGCCATGTACTCACCTCAGTCCCACTGCTTCAGATGTGGCTGGAGGGTGCCACTGGCCCTACAGAGGGGTAGTTGCCCTGGACTAATCCACGGCATGACTTCCAGGCCCTTTCCCCTAGGTATCGGTGAATCCTGCTCTCTGGGTTCTGGCTGGCCCTGGGACCATGGGGCCAGTGAAGCGCATTTGCTGCATCGGGGCTGGCTACGTGGGGGGGCCCACATGCAGCGTCATTGCCCAGATGTGCCCAGAAATTGATGTCACTGTGGTGGATGTCAACGAGGAGCGTATTCAGGCTTGGAATTCGGACCAGCTGCCCATCTTTGAGGTGAGGCCCTGCCAGGCAGGCATGCTCCTCAGAGGTGTTGCTGCAGTCCTGTACCCCTCTACCACAGCCCTTTGCATGCCGTGTTTTAGCAGAGCCCGGTGTCTGGGTACGGTAACCCGATGTGCCTGGCTGTTGGGGACTTGCTGTTCCCCTTCTTCAGCAGCTTCCCAAAAAGTATGGCTCTGGGTGCTGATGGGTACTCAGCAGGTGCTACCCAGCTCTCCGCCATGCATTCCTGTTCTCAGTGGCCCATGCCTGTCCCTTTCCTTTGCAGCCCGGTCTGCAGGAGGTGGTGGAGGCCCAGCGTGGCATCAACCTCTTCTTCTCAACTGACATCGACAAGGCAGTGAGAGAGGCTGATATTATTTTCATATCGGTGAGtggggagggcagcccatggctAAGACCTGCCCCATGCAGTGTGCCTCTCCAGGTCTTGGTGACAGAGGGACCTCCTTTTGTTCTGACTGCTGTGGCCACTCAACTCTCCCAACGTGTTGGCTCTCCTGGCAGGTGAACACTCCCACCAAGACCTTCGGGCTCGGCAAGGGCCGGGCGGCTGATCTGAAGTACATCGAGGCTTGTGCCCGGCGCATCGCCCAGGTAGCCACAGGCTACAAGATTGTGGTGGAAAAGAGCACAGTGCCTGTGCGAGCAGCTGAGAGCATCCAGCGTATCTTCAGCGCCAACACCAAATCTGACCTGTCCTTCCAGGTAGAGCATGGGTGGGCAGCATGCTGGAGCAGAGCCCTCACTCCCAGTGCCATTGGGTGCTAGAGACCCTGGGAGATCACAAGTTAGGGGGTGGCTGGGGAGCACAG encodes:
- the WDR55 gene encoding WD repeat-containing protein 55; protein product: MAAAGAVCSAGDDDDDEEEAAAEEEAGREPRRRDTPEDILLEAAANAIALHPARAVLAAGDVDGDVYLYSYSCVEGENRELWSSGHHLNSCRDVAFSLDGQRLFTVSKDKSIHILTVEEGRMETRFSKAHSSALNCVLPINDHVFATGDDGGSLKVWDLRKGATVLEARQHEEYISAMAVDSNGKLLLTASGDGTLGVFNIKRRRFELLSEPQNGDLTSVVLLKRGKKVACGSSEGTIYLFNWDGFGATSDRFALRAESIDCMVPITENIVCTGSLDGVIRAVNVLPNRVLGCVGQHTGEPIEQLAVAPGGQLLASCAHDQKVKFWDISSLASIVVDDYRKKKKKGGPLKALSSKAAGSGEDFFADLREEAEVAQEAAAGSDSDDSD